A single Rhopalosiphum padi isolate XX-2018 chromosome 4, ASM2088224v1, whole genome shotgun sequence DNA region contains:
- the LOC132928917 gene encoding voltage-dependent calcium channel subunit alpha-2/delta-3 isoform X1 has protein sequence MKSAKVLVALFLYGCFMVRECAQHDNNEPVKTALLQTWAEKLYFELWNCGEYITNRKSLQSKYNKESKLEARNGQILVANISSVIKSMMDKKQQSLKRILESVEQVAVSAHDDEPPGNDYKIRNAKPQKATPNTNILLDDLKENSHFYHTPVNTTYSSVHIPTYVYDRATDVIKAIKWSENLDATFKKNYETDPRLSWQYFGSTTGFMRQFPAMEWPDKPDKPEDLYDCRMRPWYVEAAASPKDILILVDNSGSMMGQSKIIARHVINTLLDTLSVNDFVNVLVFSNVTNEVVPCFKGLLVQATLANIRELKLGVENIADPNNISDFSEALTKAFDTLETYRERNMGAMCNQAIMLVTDGVPENFYELFKSHNWKNGTMGMPVRVFTYLISRELPEIRDMQWMACANHGYFVHLSTVEEVREQVVHYLPVMARPLVLHQSHHPVIWTPLYADVTDPKMTDYLWEQEECQQQYDDTMSYKKTKDQFFYPINIAKREQDRKRKELDQNVNVNRQKKHNLITSLAMPAFDKKTEMNITIRRLINDNYWVWETKETKVAHLLGVVGTDVPEADLREAMSPHILGVNNYAFIVTNNGFIVTHPDLRPVFGDILKPNYNSIDVTEVELVESDNNARDFDRSILTLRDYIINQTTGDREITVKYHYDNIRRATTAERHYYYSIVEGTPFTVVVALQEKHFGYRVKIPERFQNLNTTRTSLLDFFKDDEWRIHPDWLYCRYAYDDGDNTSFKTPEDELKHFLKRISKTDNTWNKWPPPRFYSESYDSNGSILPEEKFDCKCYCDKELMLSLIYDANMTKGIFTEAKNDTEKKKNPAAVLMSLLPRTEFEKRFGVTLAFVATHSGLTRWMDYEDKPKTPYNPDNHENQQPHFIEENVYSIEEVWYRRAVEYNMVNDESYVYSVPFENENIKSTLVTASQAVFVTSKENKKKGAAAVVGYQFRHSALQELFLNITRQCYSETGCTSSKDTCQSLERDCYILDNNGYIIASENPMDTGKFFGKVKGPIMNMMVEEKIYKKITIFDYQGVCFKRENEDDSNSSSFLYTPIHHLKQLIGWLIGRVLWLAAHSNFQWMVSQAQAIFEDIPDYQEDEESNYSTDTFSSFKIEGEKALKYVKINRTRPKSCDRVVDLFTLTSKIPEKIERKSMCARPYELRKIMNTNLILLVVNGRCPETSKSENFDTLPQEVMYDEFNNSLGCHKAFYSLPRRRPKTACIRTHPDEHEIYDKMCGSSTMITITPITLSIIFFSTFNLIRFL, from the exons GCTGCAAACGTGggctgaaaaattatattttgaattgtgGAACTGCGGGGAATATATAACTAATCGAAAATCACTGCAAAgc aaatataacaaAGAATCAAAGTTAGAAGCAAGGAATGGACAAATTTTGGTAGCAAACATTTCGAGtgttattaaatcaatgatGGATAAAAAACAACAATCCTTAAAA aGAATTTTAGAAAGCGTTGAACAAGTTGCAGTTTCAGCACACGACGATGAACCTCCTGGCAATGATTATAAGATTCGAAATGCAAAACCACAAAAAGCTACaccaaatacaaatatattattagatgatCTAAAGGAAAATTCTCATTTTTACCATACGCCTGTAAATACTACATATAGTTCTGTACACATACCAACTTATGTTTATGACCGGG CAACTGATGTAATTAAGGCTATCAAATGGTCAGAAAACCTGGAtgcgacatttaaaaaaaactacgaAACTGATCCGAGATTATCATGGCAATATTTTGGTAGTACAACTGGGTTTATGCGACAATTTCCAG caatGGAATGGCCAGATAAACCAGATAAACCAGAAGATCTGTACGACTGTCGAATGCGACCTTGGTACGTAGAAGCAGCAGCCAGTCCAAAAGATATTCTTATATTAGTCGATAATTCTGGGTCAATGATGGGACAAAGTAAAATCATTGCCAGGCATgtgataaatacattattggATACATTATCAGTGAACGATTTCGTCAATGTTCTTGTATTTAGTAATGTAACGAATGAAGTGGTGCCGTGCTTCAAAGGTTTACTCGTACAA GCCACACTTGCAAATATCAGAGAACTAAAATTGGGCGTTGAAAATATTGCCGATCCAAATAATATTTCAGATTTCAGCGAAGCATTAACCAAGGCGTTTGACACACTTGAAACG tACCGCGAACGAAATATGGGTGCTATGTGTAATCAAGCCATTATGTTGGTCACTGATGGTGTACCAGAAAACttctatgaattatttaaatcacaTAATTGGAAGAATGGTACTATGGGTATGCCAGTAAGAGTATTTACATATCTAATTAGTCGAGAACTGCCTGAAATAAGAGATATGCAATGGATGGCTTGTGCAAAtcatg gttattttgttcatttaagTACGGTAGAAGAAGTTCGAGAGCAAGTGGTACATTATTTACCGGTAATGGCTAGGCCCTTGGTGTTGCACCAATCCCATCATCCGGTTATTTGGACGCCGTTATACGCTGATGTTACT gatcCAAAAATGACTGATTATTTGTGGGAACAAGAAGAATGTCAACAACAGTATGACGATACGAtgagttataaaaaaacaaaagaccAATTTTTCTATCCAATAAATATAGCAAAACGAGAACAAGATCGAAAAAGAAAA gaattaGATCAAAATGTAAACGTGAATagacaaaaaaaacacaatttaataacGTCCCTTGCGATGCCAGCATTCGACAAAAAAACTGAAATG AATATCACAATAAGAAGGCTAATAAATGATAACTACTGGGTTTGGGAAACAAAagag ACAAAAGTGGCCCATTTACTTGGTGTTGTTGGAACTGATGTTCCCGAAGCTGATTTACGAGAAGCAATGTCACCTCACATA TTGGGTGTCAATAACTATGCATTTATCGTTACTAACAACGGTTTTATTGTCACACATCCAGATCTCAGACCAGTT tttggTGATATTTTGAAGCCAAATTACAATAGCATCGATGTAACTGAAGTGGAACTTGTTGAATCTGACAATAACGCAAGGGATTTTGATCGAAGTATACTCACG cTTCGTGATTATATCATCAATCAAACAACTGGCGATCGAGAAATTACTGTGAAATATCATTACgacaatata agACGTGCAACAACAGCAGagagacattattattattcgattgtTGAAGGAACTCCGTTTACAGTTGTGGTTGCTTTACAAGAAAAGCACTTCGGATACAGAGTAAAAATACCAGAAAGATTTCAAAATCTTAATACaacaa GAACATCCCTTTTGGACTTTTTCAAAGATGACGAGTGGAGAATTCATCCAGattg gCTTTATTGTCGATATGCATACGATGATGGTGACAATACATCATTTAAAACCCCAGAAGATGAACTTAAGCATTTTTTAAAGAGAATCAGTAAAACTGATAATACTTGGAATAAATGGCCTCCTCCAAGATTTTACAGTGAATCATACGATT CAAACGGGTCAATATTGCCCGAAGAAAAATTCGATTGCAAATGTTATT GTGACAAAGAACTTATGCTTAGTTTGATATACGACGCTAACATGACTAAAGGTATTTTTACAGAAGCTAAAAATGAcacagaaaagaaaaaaaa TCCAGCAGCGGTCTTGATGAGTTTGTTACCGAG AACCGAATTTGAAAAGAGATTTGGAGTGACATTGGCTTTTGTTGCTACCCATAGTGGTCTCACCCGATGGATGGATTATGAAGATAAACCCAAGACTCCATACAATCCAGATAACCACGAAAACCAACAacc GCATTTCATTGAAGAAAACGTTTACTCTATCGAAGAAGTTTGGTACAGAAGGGCGGTCGAGTATAACATGGTAAACGATGAAAGCTATGTATATTCTGTACCGTTTGAAAATG aaaacattaaATCAACATTGGTAACAGCAAGTCAAGCGGTTTTCGTTACgagtaaagaaaataaaaagaaaggTGCTGCTGCAGTTGTCGGTTATCAATTCAGACACTCAGCTCTTCaagaattgtttttaaacattacaaGACAG tgTTACTCAGAAACTGGTTGTACATCGTCAAAGGATACTTGTCAGTCCTTAGAACGAGATTGTTACATACTTGATAACAATGGTTATATTATTGCATCAGAAAATCCAATGGATACTGGAAAATTTTTTGGAAAAGTCAAAGGTCCAATTATGAATATGATGGTAGaagaaaaaatttacaaaaaaatcacaatttttgaCTATCAAGGAGTATGTTTTAAGCGAGAAAATGAAGATGATTCAAATAGTTCGTCATTCTTGTATAct cCGATAcatcatttaaaacaattaattggaTGGCTAATAGGGCGTGTATTATGGTTGGCTGCTCATTCAAATTTTCAATGGATGGTATCTCAGGCTCAAGCCATTTTCGAAGACA tcCCAGACTACCAAGAAGATGAAGAAAGTAACTACAGTACAGATACTTTCTCCAGTTTTAAGATTGAAGGCGAAAaagcattaaaatatgttaaaattaatcgaACTCGACCGAAATCTTGTGATCGTGTCGTCGATTTATTTACGTTAACTTCGAAAATTCCAGAAAAGATTGAACGTAAATCTATGTGTGCCAG GCCTTATGAATTGCGAAAAATAATGAACACCAACCTTATCTTACTGGTCGTCAATGGACGTTGTCCAGAAACATCTAAATCCGAAAATTTTGATACCTTGCCACAAGAAGTTATGTATGACGAGTTCAATAATTCGTTGGGCTGTCACAAAGCGTTTTATAGTTTACCACGGCGTAGACCTAAAACAGCTTGCATTAGGACACATCCAGAC gagcaTGAAATTTATGACAAAATGTGTGGCAGCAGTACAATGATTACAATTACACCAATAACtttgtcaataatttttttttctacgtttAATTTGATaaggtttttataa
- the LOC132928917 gene encoding voltage-dependent calcium channel subunit alpha-2/delta-3 isoform X2 translates to MKSAKVLVALFLYGCFMVRECAQHDNNEPVKTALLQTWAEKLYFELWNCGEYITNRKSLQSKYNKESKLEARNGQILVANISSVIKSMMDKKQQSLKRILESVEQVAVSAHDDEPPGNDYKIRNAKPQKATPNTNILLDDLKENSHFYHTPVNTTYSSVHIPTYVYDRATDVIKAIKWSENLDATFKKNYETDPRLSWQYFGSTTGFMRQFPAMEWPDKPDKPEDLYDCRMRPWYVEAAASPKDILILVDNSGSMMGQSKIIARHVINTLLDTLSVNDFVNVLVFSNVTNEVVPCFKGLLVQATLANIRELKLGVENIADPNNISDFSEALTKAFDTLETYRERNMGAMCNQAIMLVTDGVPENFYELFKSHNWKNGTMGMPVRVFTYLISRELPEIRDMQWMACANHGYFVHLSTVEEVREQVVHYLPVMARPLVLHQSHHPVIWTPLYADVTDPKMTDYLWEQEECQQQYDDTMSYKKTKDQFFYPINIAKREQDRKRKELDQNVNVNRQKKHNLITSLAMPAFDKKTEMTKVAHLLGVVGTDVPEADLREAMSPHILGVNNYAFIVTNNGFIVTHPDLRPVFGDILKPNYNSIDVTEVELVESDNNARDFDRSILTLRDYIINQTTGDREITVKYHYDNIRRATTAERHYYYSIVEGTPFTVVVALQEKHFGYRVKIPERFQNLNTTRTSLLDFFKDDEWRIHPDWLYCRYAYDDGDNTSFKTPEDELKHFLKRISKTDNTWNKWPPPRFYSESYDSNGSILPEEKFDCKCYCDKELMLSLIYDANMTKGIFTEAKNDTEKKKNPAAVLMSLLPRTEFEKRFGVTLAFVATHSGLTRWMDYEDKPKTPYNPDNHENQQPHFIEENVYSIEEVWYRRAVEYNMVNDESYVYSVPFENENIKSTLVTASQAVFVTSKENKKKGAAAVVGYQFRHSALQELFLNITRQCYSETGCTSSKDTCQSLERDCYILDNNGYIIASENPMDTGKFFGKVKGPIMNMMVEEKIYKKITIFDYQGVCFKRENEDDSNSSSFLYTPIHHLKQLIGWLIGRVLWLAAHSNFQWMVSQAQAIFEDIPDYQEDEESNYSTDTFSSFKIEGEKALKYVKINRTRPKSCDRVVDLFTLTSKIPEKIERKSMCARPYELRKIMNTNLILLVVNGRCPETSKSENFDTLPQEVMYDEFNNSLGCHKAFYSLPRRRPKTACIRTHPDEHEIYDKMCGSSTMITITPITLSIIFFSTFNLIRFL, encoded by the exons GCTGCAAACGTGggctgaaaaattatattttgaattgtgGAACTGCGGGGAATATATAACTAATCGAAAATCACTGCAAAgc aaatataacaaAGAATCAAAGTTAGAAGCAAGGAATGGACAAATTTTGGTAGCAAACATTTCGAGtgttattaaatcaatgatGGATAAAAAACAACAATCCTTAAAA aGAATTTTAGAAAGCGTTGAACAAGTTGCAGTTTCAGCACACGACGATGAACCTCCTGGCAATGATTATAAGATTCGAAATGCAAAACCACAAAAAGCTACaccaaatacaaatatattattagatgatCTAAAGGAAAATTCTCATTTTTACCATACGCCTGTAAATACTACATATAGTTCTGTACACATACCAACTTATGTTTATGACCGGG CAACTGATGTAATTAAGGCTATCAAATGGTCAGAAAACCTGGAtgcgacatttaaaaaaaactacgaAACTGATCCGAGATTATCATGGCAATATTTTGGTAGTACAACTGGGTTTATGCGACAATTTCCAG caatGGAATGGCCAGATAAACCAGATAAACCAGAAGATCTGTACGACTGTCGAATGCGACCTTGGTACGTAGAAGCAGCAGCCAGTCCAAAAGATATTCTTATATTAGTCGATAATTCTGGGTCAATGATGGGACAAAGTAAAATCATTGCCAGGCATgtgataaatacattattggATACATTATCAGTGAACGATTTCGTCAATGTTCTTGTATTTAGTAATGTAACGAATGAAGTGGTGCCGTGCTTCAAAGGTTTACTCGTACAA GCCACACTTGCAAATATCAGAGAACTAAAATTGGGCGTTGAAAATATTGCCGATCCAAATAATATTTCAGATTTCAGCGAAGCATTAACCAAGGCGTTTGACACACTTGAAACG tACCGCGAACGAAATATGGGTGCTATGTGTAATCAAGCCATTATGTTGGTCACTGATGGTGTACCAGAAAACttctatgaattatttaaatcacaTAATTGGAAGAATGGTACTATGGGTATGCCAGTAAGAGTATTTACATATCTAATTAGTCGAGAACTGCCTGAAATAAGAGATATGCAATGGATGGCTTGTGCAAAtcatg gttattttgttcatttaagTACGGTAGAAGAAGTTCGAGAGCAAGTGGTACATTATTTACCGGTAATGGCTAGGCCCTTGGTGTTGCACCAATCCCATCATCCGGTTATTTGGACGCCGTTATACGCTGATGTTACT gatcCAAAAATGACTGATTATTTGTGGGAACAAGAAGAATGTCAACAACAGTATGACGATACGAtgagttataaaaaaacaaaagaccAATTTTTCTATCCAATAAATATAGCAAAACGAGAACAAGATCGAAAAAGAAAA gaattaGATCAAAATGTAAACGTGAATagacaaaaaaaacacaatttaataacGTCCCTTGCGATGCCAGCATTCGACAAAAAAACTGAAATG ACAAAAGTGGCCCATTTACTTGGTGTTGTTGGAACTGATGTTCCCGAAGCTGATTTACGAGAAGCAATGTCACCTCACATA TTGGGTGTCAATAACTATGCATTTATCGTTACTAACAACGGTTTTATTGTCACACATCCAGATCTCAGACCAGTT tttggTGATATTTTGAAGCCAAATTACAATAGCATCGATGTAACTGAAGTGGAACTTGTTGAATCTGACAATAACGCAAGGGATTTTGATCGAAGTATACTCACG cTTCGTGATTATATCATCAATCAAACAACTGGCGATCGAGAAATTACTGTGAAATATCATTACgacaatata agACGTGCAACAACAGCAGagagacattattattattcgattgtTGAAGGAACTCCGTTTACAGTTGTGGTTGCTTTACAAGAAAAGCACTTCGGATACAGAGTAAAAATACCAGAAAGATTTCAAAATCTTAATACaacaa GAACATCCCTTTTGGACTTTTTCAAAGATGACGAGTGGAGAATTCATCCAGattg gCTTTATTGTCGATATGCATACGATGATGGTGACAATACATCATTTAAAACCCCAGAAGATGAACTTAAGCATTTTTTAAAGAGAATCAGTAAAACTGATAATACTTGGAATAAATGGCCTCCTCCAAGATTTTACAGTGAATCATACGATT CAAACGGGTCAATATTGCCCGAAGAAAAATTCGATTGCAAATGTTATT GTGACAAAGAACTTATGCTTAGTTTGATATACGACGCTAACATGACTAAAGGTATTTTTACAGAAGCTAAAAATGAcacagaaaagaaaaaaaa TCCAGCAGCGGTCTTGATGAGTTTGTTACCGAG AACCGAATTTGAAAAGAGATTTGGAGTGACATTGGCTTTTGTTGCTACCCATAGTGGTCTCACCCGATGGATGGATTATGAAGATAAACCCAAGACTCCATACAATCCAGATAACCACGAAAACCAACAacc GCATTTCATTGAAGAAAACGTTTACTCTATCGAAGAAGTTTGGTACAGAAGGGCGGTCGAGTATAACATGGTAAACGATGAAAGCTATGTATATTCTGTACCGTTTGAAAATG aaaacattaaATCAACATTGGTAACAGCAAGTCAAGCGGTTTTCGTTACgagtaaagaaaataaaaagaaaggTGCTGCTGCAGTTGTCGGTTATCAATTCAGACACTCAGCTCTTCaagaattgtttttaaacattacaaGACAG tgTTACTCAGAAACTGGTTGTACATCGTCAAAGGATACTTGTCAGTCCTTAGAACGAGATTGTTACATACTTGATAACAATGGTTATATTATTGCATCAGAAAATCCAATGGATACTGGAAAATTTTTTGGAAAAGTCAAAGGTCCAATTATGAATATGATGGTAGaagaaaaaatttacaaaaaaatcacaatttttgaCTATCAAGGAGTATGTTTTAAGCGAGAAAATGAAGATGATTCAAATAGTTCGTCATTCTTGTATAct cCGATAcatcatttaaaacaattaattggaTGGCTAATAGGGCGTGTATTATGGTTGGCTGCTCATTCAAATTTTCAATGGATGGTATCTCAGGCTCAAGCCATTTTCGAAGACA tcCCAGACTACCAAGAAGATGAAGAAAGTAACTACAGTACAGATACTTTCTCCAGTTTTAAGATTGAAGGCGAAAaagcattaaaatatgttaaaattaatcgaACTCGACCGAAATCTTGTGATCGTGTCGTCGATTTATTTACGTTAACTTCGAAAATTCCAGAAAAGATTGAACGTAAATCTATGTGTGCCAG GCCTTATGAATTGCGAAAAATAATGAACACCAACCTTATCTTACTGGTCGTCAATGGACGTTGTCCAGAAACATCTAAATCCGAAAATTTTGATACCTTGCCACAAGAAGTTATGTATGACGAGTTCAATAATTCGTTGGGCTGTCACAAAGCGTTTTATAGTTTACCACGGCGTAGACCTAAAACAGCTTGCATTAGGACACATCCAGAC gagcaTGAAATTTATGACAAAATGTGTGGCAGCAGTACAATGATTACAATTACACCAATAACtttgtcaataatttttttttctacgtttAATTTGATaaggtttttataa
- the LOC132928917 gene encoding voltage-dependent calcium channel subunit alpha-2/delta-3 isoform X3, producing MKSAKVLVALFLYGCFMVRECAQHDNNEPVKTALLQTWAEKLYFELWNCGEYITNRKSLQSKYNKESKLEARNGQILVANISSVIKSMMDKKQQSLKRILESVEQVAVSAHDDEPPGNDYKIRNAKPQKATPNTNILLDDLKENSHFYHTPVNTTYSSVHIPTYVYDRATDVIKAIKWSENLDATFKKNYETDPRLSWQYFGSTTGFMRQFPAMEWPDKPDKPEDLYDCRMRPWYVEAAASPKDILILVDNSGSMMGQSKIIARHVINTLLDTLSVNDFVNVLVFSNVTNEVVPCFKGLLVQATLANIRELKLGVENIADPNNISDFSEALTKAFDTLETYRERNMGAMCNQAIMLVTDGVPENFYELFKSHNWKNGTMGMPVRVFTYLISRELPEIRDMQWMACANHGYFVHLSTVEEVREQVVHYLPVMARPLVLHQSHHPVIWTPLYADVTDPKMTDYLWEQEECQQQYDDTMSYKKTKDQFFYPINIAKREQDRKRKELDQNVNVNRQKKHNLITSLAMPAFDKKTEMTKVAHLLGVVGTDVPEADLREAMSPHILGVNNYAFIVTNNGFIVTHPDLRPVFGDILKPNYNSIDVTEVELVESDNNARDFDRSILTLRDYIINQTTGDREITVKYHYDNIRRATTAERHYYYSIVEGTPFTVVVALQEKHFGYRVKIPERFQNLNTTRTSLLDFFKDDEWRIHPDWLYCRYAYDDGDNTSFKTPEDELKHFLKRISKTDNTWNKWPPPRFYSESYDSNGSILPEEKFDCKCYCDKELMLSLIYDANMTKGIFTEAKNDTEKKKKTEFEKRFGVTLAFVATHSGLTRWMDYEDKPKTPYNPDNHENQQPHFIEENVYSIEEVWYRRAVEYNMVNDESYVYSVPFENENIKSTLVTASQAVFVTSKENKKKGAAAVVGYQFRHSALQELFLNITRQCYSETGCTSSKDTCQSLERDCYILDNNGYIIASENPMDTGKFFGKVKGPIMNMMVEEKIYKKITIFDYQGVCFKRENEDDSNSSSFLYTPIHHLKQLIGWLIGRVLWLAAHSNFQWMVSQAQAIFEDIPDYQEDEESNYSTDTFSSFKIEGEKALKYVKINRTRPKSCDRVVDLFTLTSKIPEKIERKSMCARPYELRKIMNTNLILLVVNGRCPETSKSENFDTLPQEVMYDEFNNSLGCHKAFYSLPRRRPKTACIRTHPDEHEIYDKMCGSSTMITITPITLSIIFFSTFNLIRFL from the exons GCTGCAAACGTGggctgaaaaattatattttgaattgtgGAACTGCGGGGAATATATAACTAATCGAAAATCACTGCAAAgc aaatataacaaAGAATCAAAGTTAGAAGCAAGGAATGGACAAATTTTGGTAGCAAACATTTCGAGtgttattaaatcaatgatGGATAAAAAACAACAATCCTTAAAA aGAATTTTAGAAAGCGTTGAACAAGTTGCAGTTTCAGCACACGACGATGAACCTCCTGGCAATGATTATAAGATTCGAAATGCAAAACCACAAAAAGCTACaccaaatacaaatatattattagatgatCTAAAGGAAAATTCTCATTTTTACCATACGCCTGTAAATACTACATATAGTTCTGTACACATACCAACTTATGTTTATGACCGGG CAACTGATGTAATTAAGGCTATCAAATGGTCAGAAAACCTGGAtgcgacatttaaaaaaaactacgaAACTGATCCGAGATTATCATGGCAATATTTTGGTAGTACAACTGGGTTTATGCGACAATTTCCAG caatGGAATGGCCAGATAAACCAGATAAACCAGAAGATCTGTACGACTGTCGAATGCGACCTTGGTACGTAGAAGCAGCAGCCAGTCCAAAAGATATTCTTATATTAGTCGATAATTCTGGGTCAATGATGGGACAAAGTAAAATCATTGCCAGGCATgtgataaatacattattggATACATTATCAGTGAACGATTTCGTCAATGTTCTTGTATTTAGTAATGTAACGAATGAAGTGGTGCCGTGCTTCAAAGGTTTACTCGTACAA GCCACACTTGCAAATATCAGAGAACTAAAATTGGGCGTTGAAAATATTGCCGATCCAAATAATATTTCAGATTTCAGCGAAGCATTAACCAAGGCGTTTGACACACTTGAAACG tACCGCGAACGAAATATGGGTGCTATGTGTAATCAAGCCATTATGTTGGTCACTGATGGTGTACCAGAAAACttctatgaattatttaaatcacaTAATTGGAAGAATGGTACTATGGGTATGCCAGTAAGAGTATTTACATATCTAATTAGTCGAGAACTGCCTGAAATAAGAGATATGCAATGGATGGCTTGTGCAAAtcatg gttattttgttcatttaagTACGGTAGAAGAAGTTCGAGAGCAAGTGGTACATTATTTACCGGTAATGGCTAGGCCCTTGGTGTTGCACCAATCCCATCATCCGGTTATTTGGACGCCGTTATACGCTGATGTTACT gatcCAAAAATGACTGATTATTTGTGGGAACAAGAAGAATGTCAACAACAGTATGACGATACGAtgagttataaaaaaacaaaagaccAATTTTTCTATCCAATAAATATAGCAAAACGAGAACAAGATCGAAAAAGAAAA gaattaGATCAAAATGTAAACGTGAATagacaaaaaaaacacaatttaataacGTCCCTTGCGATGCCAGCATTCGACAAAAAAACTGAAATG ACAAAAGTGGCCCATTTACTTGGTGTTGTTGGAACTGATGTTCCCGAAGCTGATTTACGAGAAGCAATGTCACCTCACATA TTGGGTGTCAATAACTATGCATTTATCGTTACTAACAACGGTTTTATTGTCACACATCCAGATCTCAGACCAGTT tttggTGATATTTTGAAGCCAAATTACAATAGCATCGATGTAACTGAAGTGGAACTTGTTGAATCTGACAATAACGCAAGGGATTTTGATCGAAGTATACTCACG cTTCGTGATTATATCATCAATCAAACAACTGGCGATCGAGAAATTACTGTGAAATATCATTACgacaatata agACGTGCAACAACAGCAGagagacattattattattcgattgtTGAAGGAACTCCGTTTACAGTTGTGGTTGCTTTACAAGAAAAGCACTTCGGATACAGAGTAAAAATACCAGAAAGATTTCAAAATCTTAATACaacaa GAACATCCCTTTTGGACTTTTTCAAAGATGACGAGTGGAGAATTCATCCAGattg gCTTTATTGTCGATATGCATACGATGATGGTGACAATACATCATTTAAAACCCCAGAAGATGAACTTAAGCATTTTTTAAAGAGAATCAGTAAAACTGATAATACTTGGAATAAATGGCCTCCTCCAAGATTTTACAGTGAATCATACGATT CAAACGGGTCAATATTGCCCGAAGAAAAATTCGATTGCAAATGTTATT GTGACAAAGAACTTATGCTTAGTTTGATATACGACGCTAACATGACTAAAGGTATTTTTACAGAAGCTAAAAATGAcacagaaaagaaaaaaaa AACCGAATTTGAAAAGAGATTTGGAGTGACATTGGCTTTTGTTGCTACCCATAGTGGTCTCACCCGATGGATGGATTATGAAGATAAACCCAAGACTCCATACAATCCAGATAACCACGAAAACCAACAacc GCATTTCATTGAAGAAAACGTTTACTCTATCGAAGAAGTTTGGTACAGAAGGGCGGTCGAGTATAACATGGTAAACGATGAAAGCTATGTATATTCTGTACCGTTTGAAAATG aaaacattaaATCAACATTGGTAACAGCAAGTCAAGCGGTTTTCGTTACgagtaaagaaaataaaaagaaaggTGCTGCTGCAGTTGTCGGTTATCAATTCAGACACTCAGCTCTTCaagaattgtttttaaacattacaaGACAG tgTTACTCAGAAACTGGTTGTACATCGTCAAAGGATACTTGTCAGTCCTTAGAACGAGATTGTTACATACTTGATAACAATGGTTATATTATTGCATCAGAAAATCCAATGGATACTGGAAAATTTTTTGGAAAAGTCAAAGGTCCAATTATGAATATGATGGTAGaagaaaaaatttacaaaaaaatcacaatttttgaCTATCAAGGAGTATGTTTTAAGCGAGAAAATGAAGATGATTCAAATAGTTCGTCATTCTTGTATAct cCGATAcatcatttaaaacaattaattggaTGGCTAATAGGGCGTGTATTATGGTTGGCTGCTCATTCAAATTTTCAATGGATGGTATCTCAGGCTCAAGCCATTTTCGAAGACA tcCCAGACTACCAAGAAGATGAAGAAAGTAACTACAGTACAGATACTTTCTCCAGTTTTAAGATTGAAGGCGAAAaagcattaaaatatgttaaaattaatcgaACTCGACCGAAATCTTGTGATCGTGTCGTCGATTTATTTACGTTAACTTCGAAAATTCCAGAAAAGATTGAACGTAAATCTATGTGTGCCAG GCCTTATGAATTGCGAAAAATAATGAACACCAACCTTATCTTACTGGTCGTCAATGGACGTTGTCCAGAAACATCTAAATCCGAAAATTTTGATACCTTGCCACAAGAAGTTATGTATGACGAGTTCAATAATTCGTTGGGCTGTCACAAAGCGTTTTATAGTTTACCACGGCGTAGACCTAAAACAGCTTGCATTAGGACACATCCAGAC gagcaTGAAATTTATGACAAAATGTGTGGCAGCAGTACAATGATTACAATTACACCAATAACtttgtcaataatttttttttctacgtttAATTTGATaaggtttttataa